From the Longimicrobium sp. genome, the window TCCACCTCTACGGGAAGGCCGAGGCGCGCCCCGGGCGGAAGATGGGGCACCTGACCGCGCTGGGAGAAACGGTGGACGAGGCGCTCGAGCGCGCGCTCCTGGCATGGCGTCTGGCCACGGGGAAGCCGTGATGGAGGGGCGTTGGACCGTCGTCCCCGTGCCGATGCTGCGGGATGCGGCAAGGCAGGCGGTGGCGAGGGCCAGTCTGCGGCAGGTAGCGCGCGCCATCGGCGTGAGCGCGCCAGGGCTCCGTCTATTCCTGGAAGGAGGCTCTCCGCGTCGAGCGACGCAGCGGAAGCTGATGGAGTGGTACATCAGGGGGATTGAAACGCAGGAGATCGCCGCGGACGTGGCGGCGATCGCGATGGCCTTGCTCGTTGCCCGTTTACCCGACGGTCCGCTCAAGCTCGAAACCGAGCGCGAGATCCTTGCGGCAATCCGCAGCGGCCACGAAAAAGCTGGTATCTTACCACCAGAGTGGGTCCGAATGCGCACGGATGCCGATCTTACCGGGTCTGGAGGGAACGACGGGTAATCAGGCTCGAAGAAGAGGTGACATAGTATCCGGCCGGCCGTACGACGTCCGCCCGGATCACACGAGGTGACCGACGCCCTCGATTGAGCGCTCAGCATGTCCACTCCCGTGGGCAGTCGCGTGTAAACTTTATCTATTCTTAACGTTAGGTTTAGAAGGCGGCCCCACCCTATTGGTCTGCTGCGCGGCGTATTCGGTGCGCGGATGGTTCATGTGCACCGGCACCGGTCATGTGATGGAAATTTTCTCGAGCCGAGACGTGCAAATAGATTGCAGTTATCTCCACCGGCGTGTTCAGCTTTACACTAGCTTACACAGCCAATCCGTTCGTCGTGAAATGGACGCGGATTGACGCTTTCCCCATACTCACCAGATTAAACGCGGAGCAATGGAGTTGGCGTTGTTGGAAGGCCCAACCCCTTCGCTCCTGCTCTCGTGACTGCTTGCCAGCAGAAGTTTCGTAGCCTTTGGGAAAGGTGGCATACACGACAAATCCGGGTATTTGCCCTGCACCATGCGACCCATCGACGCACGGATACTGAATCCATTCCTCCAACCGCTGGCGACCGGCTCGGAGCATTGCACCGTTTCCGGTCCCCCGCGCAGTTCCACAGCAATTGCCCCACTCCTGAAGAGCACCCCGGTCGCGAGGCCGGTCCGCAAAGCCAGGGGTCTCACTGAGACAGCCCGGTTGCCGAAGAGTGGCGAGGCTGGCACCACCCAGGGCGCCAGCCACACCCTCCGATCCAAGGAGCATCGTTCAGTGGCCACAGATACGACGCGCGCAGCAGCGCGCGAGCACGACCAGACCCAGGCCGTTATTGCCGATGCAGTAACTGTCGAGCCGGGTTCCGATTCCGTCCAGCCACGCGGGGCGACGCTTCCCCCGCCGCCCAGGCTCGCCGCCCTTCCCGAGAGCGACGAGGAGCTCTTCCGGTACTATGCCGACACCGACTCGGACCGGGCCCTGCGCGAGATCGTCAACCGGTACCAGCCGAAGATCGTGCGGTTCTTCCTGCGAAACTCCGCCACCAGGCATTGTGCGGAGGACCTCACGCAGGAGGTGTTCATCCGGCTGATCCGCAATCGTAAGTCGTACGATCCGACCCAGAAGTTCTCCACCTGGAGCAAGACGATCGCCGAGCGGATCGCGATCAACGCGGCCCGCGGCGTCCAGCGCAGCCGCGTCACCAGCTTCTCCGACCTGCCGCTCGATCCGGAAAACGAGGGAGGGTGGAACCTCGACCCCGGAGACCCGGCGCCCCTACCGGATGAAGTCGCGGAGCGGCGCCAGACCCGGGCCATCATCGACGACGCGCTGATGCGCGTCGAGGAGCGGTACCGCGAGCCGGCGAGGCTGCACTTCTTGGAGGGGCTGACGCACACCGAGGCCGCCCGGCGCCTCGGCATCCCCGTCGGGACGGCGAAGAGCCGCACGCACCACGCGCTCGAGGATCTGCGCTCTCTGCTGAGGGAGCGCGGCTTGGCCGCCGCCTAAGACCGTTTGGGATCGAGCGCGTCCCGCGCTGACTGGACGGTGTGGCGAGAGGAGGGGAGGTGGGGCGGGTTGCAGAGGGGGGAAGGGGAGGGGTCCAGCGGGAGCAGGAAGTCGCGCCAGGTATCCGCGCGGCGAGGCCTTGAGCTTCGCCGCGCGGTCGCGTTCGTTCCGAGCGTCGACACCGTCAGCCAGCACGGCCGCGGAGATCTGCATCGAGAGGCCGCCCGCGTTCCATTTCCCAATCGCGTCCGATCCGGATCACGTATAGCCTCTTGCGGCTGACCATGTGGCGCTGGCCGTTCCCGGCCGGGTAGAGGTCGGGCGAGAGGGTGGTGAGGACGGCCAGCGCCCGCACGTCCCGGCGAGCGGAGCAGCGCCGGAGGCGCTCGATGGCGGGCAAGGTGCCGCCCGCGTCCAGCAGGACCGCGACGCCGGCGCCGGCGAGGAAGATCTCGACGCGCTCGTCCAACTCGCCGTCCCTCAGCCGCGCGTCGCGTTCATACACGATCTCGTCTTCATCCAGCGCACGCGCGAGCAGGTCGATCGCGTCCGCCGGGTCCGCGTACGCGATCCACCGTGCCTCCACCCGCGTCAGCAGGCATCCGACCAGACGGTCGGCTTCTTTGCATCCAGACATTGCGGCGGCCTGGCGGAGAGAGAGAGTCCATTCGCAGAGATAGCGGGGCTGCGAGGCCGCCTGGCGCGCGTCGCGGAGGCGGACGAGCGCCGCCCGGGTCTCGCCAATGGCGCCGCGCTGGACGAGCCAGGGGTCGCTCCGCTTCCCGGTGCGGATGAACACGGTGGGAACCTCCGCCCCCTCCGCGAACGCGAACCCGCCCGCGAACATCGCCACCGGCGGCAGCACTTCCAGGAAGTAGTCGGCGATGCTCTCCGACACGAGCGCCGGCTCGCCGCTGTGCATCGCCTGCAGCACTGCGCGCCAGTCGTCCTCGCTGACACCGTCGTACTCGATGGCGCTCAGGTCCAGCACCTGCGTCGCTGGTCCGGCCATACCTGGTCTCTCCACGGCTGAATGGGAATCGCGCCGGGCCATCCCTGGCCCGTCAAGCGCCTCCGTTTTTCTCTGCCGGGTGTGTGCGATGGTGGATAGGGGGCGGGCCTGATCAGACCGTCGGCCCCTGAGCCCGCACGCAGAGAGTCCGGTGCTCTGGAATAGCGGTTGCTGTGCAGCAGCGGTGTCGGTTTCCGCCCGTGAGGTCTGAATGCCGCGTATCGAACTTCCGTCTCCTCCAGCCCGTGAGTTCCCGGACTTCCCGCTCCCCCTACGGGATCTTAAGACGGCGTGGGAGGGGTTCTCGCCCGAGCGCGAGTTTCACCGCGTCGCGTTTGGCGATTGGCTGGAGTACTTGCTTCCGCAGGCGGATGTGCCTGCCCTTGAGGCCGCTCTCACCGGCGCATCGGGCCGGCCGGACAGTGCCCTCCTGCAGCGGCATTTCTACTGGAGCGCCACGTGCTTCGTCCGGTGCTTCCACCTCTTCCTCAGCTACCTCGTCCTGGATGTCCGCGGGCTGTACTCCTGGGGCGTGGTGACCGGGTACTATTCCAGGTTCTATTTCGCGAAGGCGTTGCTGAACCTGTGGCTCAGCACATGGGTGTGGGCCGAGACCCAGACACCCAAAGGGCTGCGCCCGCAGCAGTTCCTGCTGTACATGGGAACCGGCGGCGTTCGTCTCTTGAGCGGAAATGGCATCCCGTCAGGCCTGAGTCCGCGGAATCGCACGGATCGTGGTGGCGCCTGTTCGGGCAGCTCCAACACGTTCCTGATTTCTCCGAGGACTTCAGCTACGTCCTCTCGGATCCGACCTTCGACCAGGAGCGGCGGCACGAGATGAATTATTCGGATCGGTGGATGGAGGGCTTCCCTGAGCTGGAGTGGTTCGATCACACCCTCGACCAGATGCTGGCGCATGCCGGTTTTTCCGAGGGCGGCAGGACCGGGATTTCACCGACATGGACCGATATTTCGAAGGGTACAGCCCGGAGGACGCAGACGTGGCCGACTTCTATACGGACCCGGTGCAGTCGCTCTGGCAGTCGGTGATGTGCTACCTGGACGTCCTTGAGCAGCTTTCCATTCGACAGGATTTCATTACCCGGGAGAAGCTGGTGACGCTGAGCGAGCGGGCGCTCGATGGGGTGCTGCCCGAAGGGCTGGAGGGAATCAGGCGAGCGCTGGAGGGATCGAATGCAGGGTAACGAACACTCCGCCGTGTGAACCTCCTCCGCGGTAGCCGTACCAGCCCGGATTGCGTCCATTCATAAGTTTGCGCAAATTTCCTTTCTGTTGGTGCACTCTGCCTACGCGTCCCGGGCCCCCAGGCGTGGAAGCCACTCCTCATCTCCGCGATTGTCCTCAAGCCCTGCCCCGCAGCTACTTCCCGCACTACCAATGACCCCTGAGAAACTGTTTCGAGAGCTGTTCGCGGCCGGGTGCGAGTCGGACGTCGATGCCATCGTGGCCAGGCATGAGCATCTGTTCGCGCCGGCGAACTGGAGGCCCTACGGGGGGAACGACAACAACTTCGGCGTGGTGGAGAACCAGCAGGCTTCACCGATTCCGGCGCTGGCCGAAAAGGTGATCAACTCCATCGACGCGGTGTTGATGCGCCGCTGCCTGGAGGAAGGAATTGATCCCCGCTCCGCCGCAGCTCCTCAATCCGTGCACGAGGCGGTGCAGCGGTTCTTCCCCGACTCCCAGCACTGGGACTTGGGGCACGTGCGGAGGGCGCAGGCCGAACGGATCCAGATCGTGGCGGACGGGCCGAAGCGGGATACCTCCGTCATCATCTACGACGAAGGCGAGGGGCAACACCCCGAGGATTTCGAGGCCACGTTCCTGTCGCTGCTGCGCGGCAACAAGAATGAGATCCACTTTGTGCAGGGCAAGTACAACATGGGCGGTGCCGGCGCGATCGTCTTCTGCGGCAAGCACCGCTATCAGCTGATCGGGTCGAAGCGCTACGATGGGTCCGGACGCTTCGGCTTCACGCTTCTGAGAAAACATCCGCTGCAGGGCGCGGAACGGCAGACGAAGAAGTCGACGTGGTACGAGTACTTTATGATGGATGGGGTCATCCCGGCGTTCGAGATCGACGAGCTCGAACTGGGGCTGCACAACCGGCGGTTCCGGACGGGCACCGTGATCAAGCTGTACTCGTATGACCTGCCTGGGATCAGCGATCTCTCGCGTGACCTGACGCTGAGCCTGAACGAGTACCTCTTCAGTCCCGCGCTCCCGCTCTATGTGGTCGAAAAGGCGGAGCGCTACCCGAGGCAGCAGCGCCTAGAGCGTCCGCTGCAGGGCTTGCGCTATCGGTTGGAGGAGAGCGGGAGTCGGAAGTACTTGGCGGAGGAGCCGTTCTCGGAAGAGTGCGAGGATGCGCGGATCGGGCGCGTGAAGGTGACGTGCTACGTCTTCAAACCGCGCGTCGACGATCTCTCGACGGCTGAGACGAGGAAGCGGGTCCGGGACGAGTTCTTCGTCAACAACATGTCCGTGCTGTTCACGCTGAACGGCCAGGTGCACGGGAGCTTCACGTCGGAGTTCATCACCCGCTCGTTGAAGTTCCCGCTGCTGAAGGACTGGCTGCTGATCCACGTGGACTGTACCGAGGTCAACCTCGAGGTGCGCAATGAACTCTTCATGGCCTCGCGCGACCGGCTGAAGGAAGGCGACGAATCCCGCCGCCTGCGCCAGATGGTGGCGGAGATCCTGAAGCGCGGCCGCCTCAAGGAGATCCATAAGGAGCGTAAGGACGCGATCACGGTCGACGCCGGAAAGGACACACAGGACCTGCTGCGGAGCGTGACTCGCCAGCTGCCCCTGAACAGCGATCTTGCGAAGCTGCTGGACCAGACTTTTCGCCTCGGGCGGCAGGAGCCGGGCAAGGGCCCTTCCGGGAACGGGAAGGAGAAGAGTCCACCGAAGCCGCCGCCGACGCCACGCCCGGAAGCACCGCCCTTCATCCCGCGCCGGTTCCCTTCGTTCTTCCGGCTGGAAGCAAAGTCGCCACAGGATGGGGACGGCATCCCCACGGTGAAGCTGCCGCTCGGCGGCCACCGCACGATTCGATTCTCGACGGATGTCGAGGATCAGTACTTCGACCGCACCAGCGAGCCCGGTCACCTGCAGATCGCCTTGCTGGACTACTCCCCCACCCGGACGAAAGGCGGTACCGCGCCGGGACTGCCGGACCGTCCGACCGCTTTGTTGGATGTGGTGAAGTCCAGTCCCAGCAAGGGTACGATCCGGGTCACCGTCTCACCGAACCAGGAGGTTTCGGTCGGTGACGCGGTGAAGGTGCGCGCCTGCCTCTCGGGTGCAGGGGAGGAATTCGATCAGGTGTTCTGGGTGAGGATCACCGACCCCGAGAAGCCGCCGAAGGAGCCGGAACCGGAGCCAGTGAAGGAGCCGGAGCTGGGCCTTCCGCAGCTGATCCGCGTCTCGCGGACGGGGGAGGGGATCGAGATGAGCTGGGAACAACTGGAAAACCAGGGGGTCGAGGTCGGCCCCGAGGTTGTGGTTGTGCCTCAGGGCGACGGGGAAAAGCTCACCACGATCTACCTGAACATGGATAGCTCGGCGTTCCTGAGTTACCGGGCGAAGTACTCGGGAGAGAAGGCGCTGCTGGTCGCCGAGAAGAGGTACGTGACGTCCGTGTACTTCCACACGCTGTTCCTGTACGCCATCACCAGGAGCCAGGGCTTCAGTGTGCAGCGGACGGAGAACGGGCACGGCGAGACCCCGGTAGCCATAGAGGACTACATCAGGGATGTAT encodes:
- a CDS encoding sigma-70 family RNA polymerase sigma factor, which translates into the protein MATDTTRAAAREHDQTQAVIADAVTVEPGSDSVQPRGATLPPPPRLAALPESDEELFRYYADTDSDRALREIVNRYQPKIVRFFLRNSATRHCAEDLTQEVFIRLIRNRKSYDPTQKFSTWSKTIAERIAINAARGVQRSRVTSFSDLPLDPENEGGWNLDPGDPAPLPDEVAERRQTRAIIDDALMRVEERYREPARLHFLEGLTHTEAARRLGIPVGTAKSRTHHALEDLRSLLRERGLAAA